A single region of the Vibrio cyclitrophicus genome encodes:
- a CDS encoding Grx4 family monothiol glutaredoxin: METIDKIKQQIEENTILLYMKGSPKLPSCGFSSQASQALMACGEKFAYVDILQNPDIRAELPAYAQWPTFPQLWVEGELIGGCDIILEMFQKGELQPIVKEAAAKVAGDDAE, translated from the coding sequence ATGGAAACTATCGATAAAATCAAACAGCAAATTGAAGAAAACACTATTCTACTGTACATGAAAGGTTCTCCTAAGCTACCTAGCTGTGGTTTCTCTTCTCAAGCGTCTCAAGCTCTAATGGCATGTGGCGAAAAATTTGCTTACGTAGATATCCTACAAAACCCTGATATCCGTGCAGAGCTTCCTGCTTACGCACAGTGGCCAACTTTCCCACAACTTTGGGTTGAAGGTGAGCTAATCGGTGGTTGTGACATCATTCTTGAGATGTTCCAAAAAGGTGAACTTCAGCCAATCGTTAAAGAAGCAGCCGCTAAAGTTGCTGGCGATGACGCTGAATAA
- the sodB gene encoding superoxide dismutase [Fe]: MAFELPALPYAKDALEPHISAETLDFHHGKHHNTYVVKLNGLIPGTEFEGKTLEEIVKTSTGGVFNNAAQIWNHTFYWHCLAPKAGGEPTGAVAEAINAAFGSFEEFKAKFTDSAINNFGSSWTWLVKKADGSLDIVNTSNAATPLTEEGVTPLLTVDLWEHAYYIDFRNVRPDYMAAFWNLVNWSFVEENLAK, from the coding sequence ATGGCATTTGAACTACCGGCTCTTCCTTACGCGAAAGACGCACTAGAACCACACATCTCAGCAGAAACGCTAGATTTCCACCACGGTAAGCACCACAACACTTACGTTGTTAAGCTAAACGGTCTTATCCCAGGTACTGAGTTTGAAGGCAAAACACTAGAAGAGATCGTTAAGACTTCTACTGGTGGTGTTTTCAATAACGCTGCTCAAATCTGGAACCACACGTTCTACTGGCACTGTCTTGCTCCTAAAGCAGGCGGCGAACCAACTGGCGCTGTTGCAGAAGCTATCAACGCTGCATTCGGTTCTTTCGAAGAATTCAAAGCGAAATTCACTGATTCAGCAATCAACAACTTTGGTTCTTCTTGGACTTGGTTAGTAAAGAAAGCTGACGGTTCTTTAGACATCGTTAACACTTCTAACGCTGCAACTCCTCTAACAGAAGAAGGTGTTACTCCACTTCTAACTGTTGACCTATGGGAACACGCTTACTACATCGATTTCCGCAATGTTCGCCCTGACTACATGGCTGCATTCTGGAACCTAGTAAACTGGTCTTTCGTAGAAGAGAACCTAGCTAAGTAA